A single genomic interval of Aegicerativicinus sediminis harbors:
- a CDS encoding adenylate/guanylate cyclase domain-containing protein, with translation MANNHQQNFLIKTLRSSLKRNLEFQSLIEELSTKFDLEFSIESSDGNLLIGSSSNFPKSYQLSENGTIYGTLHSSGPQGQILANLVKFLISKEIEKKGIGIEVLGLYREINMIYNFSEKISEKIDHKSIAETALNEAQQIIDITHGSVFILEHETEQVLQTARLGHNPNPEKSIENQTPILKELILKGTSLIVPQSAIKTNSALNHLKAVMYAPLKVKNRTLGLIVLGNENEKEFTAAELKLLTTIALQSAAAIESALLYEKGLREAREREEAIRTVHAASQKFVPNQFIKSLGKENITEVNLGDQVERDVTVMFVDIRGFTTLSENMSPTENFLFINAFNKRMGPIVRKNEGFIMQYLGDGFMAIFPKGAQNALMASIHMQIDLKEYNRERESKKRKPVKIGIGMQNGKLIMGITGDVERMDAAIISDTVNTAARIEGLSKYYGVNILLTDLCMRNITDKENFHFRYLGPVRVQGKLKPIELYECIDGDDKKLFNHKLKTMNTFKQAMDLYFKREFAMAAVTFQKIVKKNSEDKVAKLFLNKAAQLITQEIAEDWQGIDYMDSK, from the coding sequence ATGGCTAATAACCATCAGCAAAATTTTTTAATTAAAACTTTAAGGAGTTCCTTAAAACGGAATCTAGAGTTCCAGTCACTTATTGAGGAACTTTCTACCAAGTTTGACTTGGAATTTTCTATTGAAAGTTCTGATGGCAACTTACTTATAGGATCATCTTCAAATTTCCCGAAATCCTATCAACTTTCTGAAAATGGTACGATTTACGGAACGCTACATTCTAGTGGACCGCAAGGTCAAATATTGGCAAATTTGGTAAAGTTTTTAATCTCAAAGGAAATTGAGAAAAAAGGTATTGGAATTGAAGTTCTAGGATTATATAGGGAAATCAATATGATTTATAATTTCAGTGAAAAAATTTCTGAAAAAATAGATCATAAATCAATTGCTGAAACCGCCCTTAATGAAGCCCAACAAATTATTGACATAACCCATGGCAGTGTATTTATTTTGGAGCATGAAACAGAGCAAGTCTTACAAACTGCTAGATTAGGTCATAACCCAAATCCAGAAAAAAGTATTGAAAACCAAACTCCTATACTAAAAGAATTAATCCTAAAAGGCACCTCCCTTATAGTCCCACAATCAGCTATAAAAACCAATTCGGCTTTAAATCATTTAAAGGCCGTTATGTATGCCCCACTAAAAGTTAAAAATCGGACATTGGGTCTTATCGTTTTAGGTAATGAAAATGAAAAAGAATTTACTGCTGCAGAGTTAAAATTACTTACAACTATTGCATTGCAATCTGCAGCTGCCATAGAAAGTGCTTTGCTTTACGAAAAGGGATTACGAGAAGCCCGAGAACGTGAAGAAGCCATAAGAACGGTTCATGCGGCCAGTCAAAAATTTGTTCCAAACCAATTTATAAAATCACTTGGAAAGGAGAATATAACCGAAGTTAATTTAGGCGACCAAGTAGAAAGGGATGTGACCGTAATGTTTGTTGATATTCGTGGATTTACAACACTTTCTGAAAACATGTCCCCTACCGAAAACTTTTTGTTCATCAATGCCTTTAATAAACGTATGGGACCTATTGTAAGGAAAAATGAAGGTTTTATCATGCAATATCTAGGTGATGGGTTTATGGCAATATTTCCTAAGGGTGCGCAAAATGCGTTAATGGCCTCCATTCATATGCAAATAGACCTAAAAGAATATAACAGAGAGCGCGAATCTAAAAAACGAAAACCAGTTAAAATTGGAATCGGTATGCAGAATGGTAAATTGATTATGGGAATTACAGGGGATGTAGAGCGTATGGACGCAGCAATAATTTCTGACACAGTAAATACGGCGGCCCGTATTGAAGGTCTTTCTAAATATTATGGAGTTAATATATTGCTGACGGATTTATGTATGAGAAACATTACTGACAAGGAAAACTTCCATTTCAGATATCTGGGCCCAGTGAGGGTTCAAGGCAAACTGAAACCTATAGAGCTTTATGAGTGTATTGATGGTGATGACAAAAAGTTATTCAACCATAAACTAAAAACGATGAATACGTTTAAACAGGCTATGGACCTTTACTTTAAAAGAGAATTTGCAATGGCTGCAGTTACGTTTCAAAAAATAGTAAAAAAGAATAGCGAGGATAAGGTGGCAAAATTATTCCTTAATAAAGCCGCTCAATTAATTACCCAAGAAATCGCTGAGGATTGGCAAGGTATTGATTATATGGACAGTAAGTAA
- a CDS encoding amidohydrolase family protein: MKLKFSNLLFVLLIIIPLGCKKSDKIAVDFLITNVRVLDVVNNTINENQTIAVLGNRIEAIVLQEHIENYQAKTIIDGQGNFAMPGLWDNHVHFRGGDSLIPENKRMLPLYMSYGITTVRDAGGDITNAVLKWKEDIGDGSLIGPMIFTSGPKLDGENASWEGSLVVRNKDEAYSAIDSLEKLKTDYVKIYDSKLSKEAFYEILKESEKRGLMTTGHMPLSSDVLTATKLGLDGTEHLYYILKSCSPKMDSIEQINKGYGMLGAIAETYDESWANMVFDTLAMRNHFNTPTLYIGNILSNLADDDHSKDSLLPYMGKGIVKTYERRIKAAKAAKLSPNRLRSSMGRDKFAQMVKPMFDAGIHIMAGSDCGAYNSYVYPGESLIGELKALVEAGLTTQEALLTSIYNGPLFFNVENDYVSLEAGKIADILLLKKNPLEQINNLGSIQTVISHGKANDKNELFKMFTSSSM; the protein is encoded by the coding sequence ATGAAATTAAAGTTTTCCAATCTTCTTTTCGTTCTTCTAATTATTATTCCATTAGGCTGCAAGAAATCAGATAAAATTGCAGTTGACTTTCTAATCACCAATGTTCGCGTATTGGATGTAGTTAATAATACCATCAACGAAAATCAAACTATTGCAGTCTTAGGAAATAGGATTGAAGCTATAGTATTGCAAGAGCATATAGAAAATTACCAAGCCAAAACAATTATTGATGGACAGGGAAATTTCGCAATGCCAGGTTTATGGGATAACCATGTTCACTTTAGAGGAGGTGATAGTCTCATTCCTGAAAATAAGCGCATGTTACCATTGTATATGTCTTATGGCATTACTACGGTTAGGGATGCTGGTGGAGATATAACAAATGCTGTATTGAAATGGAAAGAGGATATTGGGGATGGTTCATTGATCGGTCCAATGATTTTTACCTCTGGTCCCAAATTAGATGGTGAAAATGCTAGTTGGGAAGGCTCCTTGGTGGTTAGAAATAAGGATGAAGCTTATTCTGCTATAGATTCTTTGGAAAAATTAAAAACCGATTATGTGAAAATTTATGATAGTAAATTATCTAAGGAAGCTTTTTATGAAATTTTAAAAGAGTCTGAAAAACGAGGATTGATGACAACGGGGCACATGCCTTTATCATCAGATGTTTTAACAGCAACCAAACTTGGCCTGGATGGCACTGAACATCTATATTACATTTTAAAATCTTGTTCACCAAAAATGGATAGTATTGAACAGATCAATAAAGGGTACGGGATGTTGGGAGCAATTGCAGAAACTTATGATGAAAGCTGGGCTAATATGGTTTTTGATACCCTTGCGATGCGTAATCATTTTAATACACCAACCCTTTATATTGGCAATATATTATCCAATTTAGCAGATGACGACCATAGCAAGGATAGTCTTCTGCCTTATATGGGAAAAGGAATTGTTAAGACTTATGAAAGACGAATTAAGGCTGCCAAGGCCGCCAAATTATCACCCAATCGTCTTCGATCTTCAATGGGTCGCGATAAGTTTGCTCAAATGGTAAAACCAATGTTCGACGCTGGGATCCATATAATGGCGGGATCAGACTGTGGAGCCTACAATTCGTATGTATATCCAGGAGAGTCTTTAATTGGAGAATTAAAAGCTCTTGTAGAGGCCGGATTAACTACTCAAGAAGCCTTATTGACTTCAATTTATAACGGACCCCTATTTTTCAATGTAGAAAACGATTATGTTAGTTTGGAAGCCGGTAAAATTGCGGATATTTTATTATTGAAGAAAAATCCACTGGAACAAATCAACAATTTGGGCAGCATACAAACAGTTATATCCCATGGAAAGGCTAATGATAAGAATGAATTGTTTAAGATGTTTACATCGTCTTCCATGTAG
- a CDS encoding DUF6090 family protein: protein MISFLRKLRHRFLQQNRLTQYIIYALGEIILVVIGILIALQVNNWNVERIKNERFLFGLKELYKEIEATYYQQKSIYEKSRYQLALIDSLMLYKDEIPANRIPAMLLVLDQSGMVEDHENNWINQFIEFDPASPEKNELAKGVIKYQNSYNSYSHSITSVKMEYAMLNHLKRYNIPVYPFPTGTSYERFIFTYTQLFNPPDLKAKIDALLQDDAFLADLITIQEIKKTIGRFVETVGLNGESFLDYISTFTPNTDYSFKNIEIIGSATEFKNFGDAIPMQKVSKDDSTWEVDLPLEDGEIKFRTGADWLFDWGRGEFDEKTLLFKGGNISVKKGFYRIRVNIKEDTYSLTPKNPI from the coding sequence ATGATTTCCTTTTTAAGAAAGCTAAGGCATCGCTTTTTGCAACAAAACCGTCTTACCCAATACATCATATACGCCCTAGGTGAAATTATTTTAGTGGTTATTGGTATTCTAATTGCTTTGCAAGTAAATAATTGGAATGTAGAGCGCATTAAAAATGAACGTTTCCTATTTGGACTAAAAGAACTTTATAAGGAAATTGAGGCCACTTATTACCAACAAAAAAGTATCTATGAGAAATCTAGATACCAGCTGGCCTTAATAGATAGTTTGATGCTTTATAAAGATGAAATCCCAGCAAACCGTATTCCTGCCATGCTACTTGTACTCGATCAATCGGGTATGGTTGAGGATCACGAAAATAATTGGATTAACCAATTTATAGAATTTGACCCTGCTTCACCGGAAAAAAATGAATTGGCTAAAGGGGTAATTAAATACCAAAACAGTTACAATTCTTATAGTCATAGCATCACATCTGTGAAAATGGAATATGCTATGCTAAATCATTTGAAAAGATATAACATTCCTGTATACCCCTTCCCTACTGGTACATCATACGAAAGGTTTATCTTTACTTATACCCAACTTTTTAATCCTCCAGACCTGAAAGCTAAAATCGATGCACTTTTACAAGATGATGCCTTTCTGGCAGATTTAATTACCATACAGGAAATTAAAAAAACAATAGGCCGATTTGTGGAAACCGTAGGATTAAATGGTGAATCTTTTCTTGATTATATTTCAACCTTCACACCAAATACAGATTATAGTTTTAAGAATATTGAAATAATCGGTAGCGCCACGGAATTTAAAAATTTTGGTGATGCCATCCCTATGCAAAAGGTATCTAAAGACGATTCTACCTGGGAAGTTGATCTTCCTCTAGAAGACGGCGAAATAAAATTTCGCACAGGGGCGGATTGGCTATTTGATTGGGGCCGAGGGGAATTTGATGAAAAAACCCTTTTATTTAAAGGTGGAAATATTTCGGTTAAAAAGGGTTTCTATCGAATTAGAGTTAATATTAAAGAAGATACCTATTCCCTTACACCTAAAAACCCAATCTAG
- a CDS encoding ATP-binding protein: protein MKKRNIFQLSISILILYFLLSPFEILSQEKVGRPTITNYKYQDYGANPTNWWIIEGDDGIMYFANGAGVLVYDGVNWSVVTLTNQVSPRSFAKDSNGRIYLSAEGDFGYLETNPKGELYFISLKNNVPEEHRDFATVWDCDIIDDKVVFRTTDKSFIWDGENIDVLIPKNNFHQSAQVNGVNYVRVWNEGLCTYKDGITQLVPGGELFANERVYLMLPYDDTRMLLGTRTMGFFIYDGNTFEPFKTEIDEFIKGSIYLPGIALDNGNFIVNSFSNGAYLIDHNGKLIQSFTPGNGLQDGSVTYTYLDSRGILWLGLFNGISRVDLNSPLTFLDTNMGLETNVVWDTVKFNDLLYVGTNDGIFYLDEDRNTFKRIEGTTGQTYLFKIINDRLYSGSGDIGFFELKDKTIEFVRKSINYDFRFQYVFVSEFDPNRIFVIFQEGIQSFYYNNSTEQFEEESKIITVTPQVVNIKEQSKDEFWFTSLKNGTILRIYPKFNGEQMDLANAEIKEYTQANGLPDNPVVFVDLLDETYVLSPNGTFLFNPETERFTQGDNPFGDFTDLGSFTYPIEDTDGKIFYHTNDGLNVAFKNGQGDVVVNSEAFRDLKNWTIFSIRPEPPKPNGNQIIWIAGTDGIIRYEGNLESTMISNFNTKIRNISIAGDSLIYGGAGNLPKNIDLKSGDNTITFNYAAPLFKSQNNVEYSTYLKGFDDKWSDWTKQTSREYINLPPGNYTFSAKAKSLYGHVTPEISVPFSVETPWYKQWWAYILYAIGFLLLIYLIVNRRTKILKIRQKLLEESVEARTKEVKQRMEELATVNAVSQALTEKLQLKELIKMVGDEMKKLFKSDITYLAILDRDTNIISFPYQDGDNMAPLNYGEGLTSKIIKTGEPLLINKNTDIDAEYDKMGVKTVGLGAVSYLGVPIPSEDNIIGVLSVQSTQQENRFSEEDKRLLSTIATNVGIAIHNAELYEEAKQAKARAEDANEAKSAFLSTVSHELRTPLTSVLGFAKIIRKRLEDKIFPEVNVEDQKMKRTMKQVSENLDVVVSEGERLTTLINDVLDLAKIESGKMEWNMKPIFLQDAISRAVSSTSSLFEQKGISLKKNIPSDLPLVKADEDKLIQVVINLLSNAVKFTDKGKVTIEAYSEKDQIIVEVQDTGIGIAEKDKNKVFEKFRQAGDTLTDKPKGTGLGLPICREIIEHHGGIIWMKSEPGVGSTFFFSIPTLGENMDQPPMQLERILKSLKQQIKHSSLNTDILDKPTILVVDDDTPIRSLLRQELSEAGFNVTEAANGKAALDMVRNSKPDLIILDVMMPEINGFDVAAVLKNDPATMDIPIIILSIVQDKERGLRIGVDRYLTKPINTEQLFHEVDVLLEQGVSKKKVMIVDQNISAVKSLSDVLSARGYKVMESNPDNLFESASESQPDIIMLNSVFNGDKELIKKLKLQKGMENVMFFIYE from the coding sequence ATGAAGAAAAGGAACATTTTCCAGCTTTCAATTTCTATTCTGATTTTATACTTTCTTTTATCACCTTTTGAAATATTATCGCAAGAAAAAGTAGGTCGTCCAACCATAACTAATTATAAATACCAAGATTATGGGGCTAACCCCACCAATTGGTGGATCATAGAAGGAGATGACGGCATAATGTATTTTGCCAATGGTGCAGGCGTATTAGTATATGATGGTGTCAATTGGAGTGTAGTTACCCTTACAAACCAAGTGAGTCCTAGAAGTTTTGCTAAAGATTCCAATGGTAGAATTTATTTGAGTGCCGAAGGTGACTTTGGGTATTTAGAAACTAATCCCAAAGGGGAACTATATTTTATTTCATTAAAAAATAATGTTCCAGAGGAGCATCGAGATTTTGCAACTGTATGGGATTGTGATATAATAGACGATAAGGTGGTTTTTCGAACAACCGACAAATCTTTTATTTGGGACGGTGAAAATATTGACGTACTAATACCTAAAAACAATTTTCATCAAAGCGCTCAAGTAAATGGAGTAAATTATGTCAGAGTATGGAATGAAGGCCTATGTACTTATAAAGATGGAATAACTCAATTAGTCCCAGGTGGAGAATTGTTCGCTAATGAACGTGTATACCTAATGCTCCCATATGATGATACACGAATGTTATTAGGCACTAGGACAATGGGATTCTTTATTTATGATGGCAATACTTTTGAACCTTTTAAAACTGAGATTGATGAGTTTATCAAAGGGAGTATTTATTTACCTGGTATCGCCTTAGATAATGGAAATTTTATAGTCAATTCATTTAGCAATGGAGCTTACCTTATAGACCATAATGGAAAACTTATTCAATCGTTCACTCCAGGAAACGGATTGCAGGATGGCAGTGTAACTTATACGTATTTAGATTCTAGAGGCATATTATGGTTGGGCTTATTTAATGGTATTTCCCGTGTAGATTTAAATTCTCCGCTAACCTTTCTAGATACAAATATGGGTCTAGAAACCAACGTGGTTTGGGATACTGTTAAATTCAACGATCTCTTATATGTCGGCACAAACGATGGTATTTTTTATCTAGATGAGGATCGGAATACGTTCAAAAGAATTGAAGGCACAACCGGACAAACATATCTTTTCAAAATCATTAATGACAGATTGTACTCGGGCTCTGGCGATATAGGTTTTTTTGAATTAAAGGATAAGACTATAGAATTTGTCCGAAAAAGTATTAATTATGATTTCCGCTTTCAATATGTATTCGTCTCAGAATTTGATCCTAATAGAATTTTTGTGATTTTTCAAGAAGGGATCCAAAGCTTTTATTACAATAATTCAACCGAGCAATTTGAGGAAGAATCTAAAATTATAACAGTTACACCACAAGTTGTAAATATTAAGGAGCAATCTAAAGATGAATTTTGGTTCACCAGTTTAAAAAATGGCACCATCCTTAGAATTTATCCAAAATTTAATGGTGAACAAATGGATTTAGCGAATGCCGAAATTAAAGAGTATACCCAAGCAAACGGTTTGCCAGACAATCCAGTGGTATTTGTCGACCTTCTAGATGAAACCTATGTATTGTCACCAAATGGAACTTTTCTATTTAACCCAGAGACTGAGAGGTTTACACAAGGAGATAATCCTTTTGGTGATTTTACTGATTTAGGCTCCTTTACCTATCCTATTGAGGATACTGATGGTAAGATATTTTATCATACCAATGATGGACTAAATGTAGCTTTTAAAAATGGCCAAGGTGATGTAGTTGTGAATTCAGAAGCATTTCGGGATTTAAAAAATTGGACAATTTTTTCTATCAGACCAGAACCGCCAAAACCAAATGGTAATCAAATTATTTGGATTGCGGGTACGGATGGTATAATACGCTATGAAGGAAATTTAGAGTCTACCATGATTTCTAATTTCAACACAAAAATTAGAAATATATCTATCGCAGGTGATTCATTAATCTATGGTGGTGCAGGTAATTTGCCCAAAAACATCGATCTCAAATCTGGTGATAACACAATCACCTTTAATTATGCCGCCCCCCTATTTAAGTCTCAAAATAATGTAGAATACAGTACCTATCTAAAGGGATTCGATGACAAATGGTCAGATTGGACAAAGCAAACATCTAGGGAATATATTAATCTCCCCCCAGGGAATTATACCTTTAGCGCAAAGGCAAAAAGTTTGTATGGACATGTTACTCCTGAAATCTCGGTTCCCTTTTCAGTAGAAACGCCCTGGTATAAACAATGGTGGGCTTATATATTATATGCGATCGGTTTTCTATTATTGATTTACCTCATTGTTAACCGCCGCACCAAAATCCTTAAAATCCGACAAAAACTATTGGAGGAAAGTGTTGAAGCTCGAACTAAGGAAGTAAAACAGCGCATGGAGGAATTAGCCACAGTGAATGCTGTAAGTCAGGCTTTAACGGAAAAACTCCAATTGAAGGAACTTATTAAGATGGTAGGTGATGAAATGAAAAAGTTGTTTAAATCAGACATCACCTATTTAGCAATACTAGACCGAGACACCAATATAATTAGCTTCCCCTACCAAGATGGTGATAATATGGCCCCATTAAATTATGGCGAAGGATTAACTTCAAAAATCATAAAGACTGGTGAGCCCTTACTAATTAATAAAAACACCGATATTGATGCGGAATACGACAAAATGGGTGTTAAAACGGTTGGTTTAGGTGCCGTTTCTTATTTGGGCGTACCAATCCCTTCAGAAGATAATATAATTGGGGTGCTGAGTGTACAAAGCACCCAACAGGAAAATAGATTTAGTGAAGAAGACAAACGCTTATTGAGTACCATCGCTACTAATGTCGGTATAGCCATTCACAATGCTGAACTTTATGAAGAAGCCAAACAAGCTAAAGCACGAGCAGAGGATGCCAATGAAGCAAAAAGTGCATTTCTGTCTACGGTAAGTCACGAATTACGAACGCCTTTAACCTCTGTTTTAGGTTTTGCAAAAATTATTAGGAAACGATTAGAGGATAAGATATTCCCTGAAGTAAATGTGGAAGATCAGAAAATGAAACGCACCATGAAACAGGTAAGTGAAAACCTTGATGTTGTAGTTTCAGAAGGTGAACGCCTCACAACCTTGATCAATGATGTTCTAGATCTTGCGAAGATTGAATCTGGAAAGATGGAATGGAACATGAAACCGATTTTCCTTCAAGATGCTATTAGCAGAGCCGTTTCTAGTACCTCTTCCCTATTCGAACAAAAAGGAATATCACTTAAAAAGAATATCCCTTCCGACCTTCCATTGGTAAAAGCAGATGAAGACAAATTAATTCAAGTAGTAATTAATTTGCTATCAAATGCCGTGAAATTTACAGATAAAGGTAAAGTTACTATCGAGGCTTATTCTGAAAAGGATCAAATCATAGTGGAGGTTCAAGATACTGGTATCGGTATAGCAGAAAAGGATAAAAATAAAGTTTTTGAAAAATTCAGGCAGGCGGGTGATACGCTAACTGATAAACCAAAAGGAACCGGATTGGGATTACCTATTTGCCGTGAAATAATTGAACACCACGGTGGAATAATATGGATGAAGAGTGAACCAGGAGTAGGTAGTACATTTTTCTTTTCCATCCCAACCTTGGGAGAGAATATGGATCAACCTCCAATGCAATTAGAGCGTATCTTGAAAAGCTTGAAGCAACAGATAAAACACTCTTCCCTCAATACCGATATACTCGATAAACCAACCATTTTGGTGGTTGATGACGATACACCTATTAGGTCCCTGTTGAGACAAGAACTAAGTGAAGCAGGATTTAACGTAACTGAAGCTGCCAATGGAAAAGCAGCACTAGATATGGTGCGCAACTCCAAACCCGACCTTATAATATTGGATGTCATGATGCCAGAAATCAATGGTTTCGATGTAGCAGCGGTATTGAAAAATGATCCTGCCACAATGGACATCCCTATTATAATTCTCTCTATCGTGCAAGATAAAGAGAGGGGATTAAGAATAGGAGTAGATAGGTATCTAACAAAACCTATTAATACGGAACAATTATTCCATGAAGTAGATGTTTTGCTAGAGCAAGGTGTTTCTAAAAAGAAGGTAATGATTGTAGACCAAAATATTTCTGCAGTTAAATCATTATCGGATGTTCTTAGTGCTAGAGGCTATAAGGTGATGGAAAGTAATCCTGATAATTTATTTGAATCTGCATCTGAGTCTCAACCGGACATTATAATGCTCAATTCTGTTTTTAATGGAGACAAAGAGTTAATAAAGAAACTTAAACTTCAGAAAGGCATGGAAAATGTCATGTTCTTTATTTATGAATAA
- a CDS encoding DUF6090 family protein has protein sequence MKSVFRKLRQTFLYSNKVSKYLLYAVGEIILVVIGILIALQINNWNEKRQSHELEHQLLENFKTSLQTDLSLEIIPNIQQLKADTLNLNVLINTFNNKLPYNDSLKYIFGSVMYSKSFKYEVTAYKTFENLGVGIITNKALNDSILHLYNMDYPELQNNIGNFTNNLTEFNRPLLRRLFKLKQESSNSIYFIPVDTQELYKNVEFLNVLTIAKLNFTNIINQTNHNKNRVERLIEMINEELKNSS, from the coding sequence ATGAAATCTGTTTTTAGAAAATTGAGGCAAACTTTTCTCTATAGCAATAAGGTATCTAAATATCTTTTGTACGCAGTCGGAGAGATTATCCTTGTTGTAATTGGTATCCTCATCGCATTACAAATCAATAACTGGAATGAAAAGCGGCAATCCCATGAGCTTGAGCACCAGTTATTAGAAAATTTCAAAACCTCACTACAAACGGATTTAAGTCTTGAAATAATTCCAAATATTCAGCAGTTAAAAGCAGACACTCTAAATTTGAATGTCCTTATAAACACCTTCAACAATAAATTACCCTATAACGACTCTCTTAAATATATTTTCGGAAGTGTGATGTACAGCAAAAGTTTTAAATATGAGGTCACGGCCTATAAAACTTTTGAAAATCTGGGTGTTGGAATTATCACAAATAAAGCCCTAAATGATTCCATCCTACACTTATATAATATGGACTATCCTGAACTTCAGAACAACATAGGCAACTTTACCAATAATCTTACAGAATTCAATCGCCCTTTGTTGAGGCGTTTGTTTAAATTAAAACAGGAGAGTTCAAATAGTATTTATTTCATTCCTGTAGATACACAAGAACTATATAAAAACGTTGAATTTTTAAATGTTCTTACAATTGCAAAACTGAATTTCACAAATATTATCAACCAAACTAATCACAATAAAAATAGAGTAGAACGCCTGATAGAAATGATTAATGAGGAATTAAAAAATTCCTCTTAG
- a CDS encoding response regulator transcription factor, whose product MEKKILIVDDESHIRMLIEQTLEDLEDEGATLLFAENGEQALQIITEEEPDLVFLDVMMPKMNGMDVCYKIKKELNLNNVYIVLLTAKGQEVDRQKGLEMGANRYMTKPFDPDEMLDVATEILNIN is encoded by the coding sequence ATGGAGAAAAAAATATTAATCGTAGACGATGAATCTCACATTAGAATGCTTATTGAACAAACTTTGGAAGACCTAGAGGATGAGGGTGCCACCTTACTTTTTGCCGAAAATGGTGAGCAGGCACTTCAAATAATTACCGAGGAAGAACCAGATTTGGTGTTCTTGGATGTTATGATGCCCAAAATGAACGGAATGGATGTTTGCTATAAAATAAAAAAGGAACTGAACCTAAATAATGTGTATATCGTTTTATTAACTGCAAAGGGCCAAGAGGTTGATCGACAAAAGGGATTAGAAATGGGTGCTAATAGGTATATGACAAAACCCTTTGATCCAGATGAAATGTTGGACGTGGCTACAGAAATTCTCAACATTAACTAA
- a CDS encoding DUF6090 family protein gives MLKVFKTLRGKLLNQSKFTSYIVYALGEIILVVIGILLALEINNWNENQKLQRLEVNYYENLLRDLQKDSIEYYYKENNALRNQDKLTNILNFIDADYTISKAKISDVEWGRVNIFKDTMALYISLSQSGFVQFPKIYENTISDLRSTGNIKLLRDESLKNALIEYYNFEKMFQDWNISYIPNRTEIDFIINRVLPLEARVAYNHRNDSLMYAGLRIKDSYPEFLTAIKKEPELEGLAKGMYHIHSRIINQCDSRNRDLYPLMDKVRQEISRLNSE, from the coding sequence ATGCTGAAAGTATTCAAAACCCTTAGGGGGAAATTATTAAACCAATCCAAATTTACAAGTTACATAGTTTACGCCCTTGGTGAAATTATTTTAGTGGTCATTGGTATTCTACTAGCACTTGAAATAAATAATTGGAACGAAAACCAAAAACTGCAACGGTTAGAGGTTAACTATTATGAAAATCTGCTGAGAGATCTTCAAAAAGATTCAATAGAATATTACTACAAAGAAAATAATGCCTTGAGAAATCAAGATAAGCTAACGAACATCCTCAATTTTATCGATGCTGACTATACTATTTCCAAAGCTAAAATTTCAGATGTCGAATGGGGAAGAGTAAACATTTTTAAGGACACTATGGCTTTGTACATTTCACTTTCACAATCTGGTTTTGTACAGTTCCCAAAGATTTATGAAAATACGATTTCCGATCTTCGGTCCACTGGAAACATAAAGCTGTTGCGTGATGAAAGCCTCAAAAATGCCTTGATTGAATATTACAATTTCGAAAAAATGTTTCAAGATTGGAATATTTCCTACATTCCTAACCGCACAGAAATTGATTTTATAATTAACCGAGTTTTACCTTTAGAGGCGAGAGTGGCTTATAATCATAGAAATGATAGTTTAATGTATGCAGGCTTGCGAATCAAGGATTCATACCCTGAATTTTTAACCGCAATTAAGAAGGAACCTGAATTGGAGGGCCTTGCCAAAGGCATGTACCATATACACTCCCGGATTATCAATCAATGTGATTCCCGTAATAGGGATTTATATCCTCTAATGGACAAGGTAAGACAAGAAATTAGCAGATTAAACTCTGAATAA